The Carassius auratus strain Wakin unplaced genomic scaffold, ASM336829v1 scaf_tig00215781, whole genome shotgun sequence genome contains a region encoding:
- the LOC113095768 gene encoding CAAX prenyl protease 1 homolog: MLQEILALPVEDKIFYAVLVFSWTVYIWEAYLACRQRRIYRSTMHVPTELGKIMDSETFEKSRLYQLDKSNFGFWSGLYSEAEGTLILLLGGIPFLWKVSGILTARFGFGPEYEISQSLVFLMLATLFSAFTGLPWSLYSTFVIEEKHGFNQQTLGFFLKDALKKFAVTQCILLPVTSLLLYIIKIGGDYFFIYAWLFTLIVSLILVTIYADYIAPLFDKFTPLPEGELKSEIESMAKSICFPLTKVYVVEGSKRSSHSNAYFYGFFKNKRIVLFDTLLEDYSPLNKAGEKEPGTGEENEAASNESKSKPKNKKQGCSNPEVLAVLGHELGHWKLGHTVKNIVISQMNSFLCFFLFAVLIGRKELFMAFGFHDTQPTLIGLMIIFQFIFSPYNELLSFCLTVLSRRFEFQADAFARGMGRSSELYSALIKLNKDNLGFPVADWLFSMWHYSHPPLLERLRALTGPKQD; encoded by the exons ATGCTGCAGGAAATTCTCGCATTACCAGTTGAAGACAAAATCTTTTACGCTGTCCTTGTTTTCTCATGGACCGTGTATATTTGGGAGGCTTACCTCGCATGTAGGCAG AGGAGGATCTACAGAAGTACAATGCATGTGCCCACTGAGCTGGGCAAGATAATGGATTCAGAGACCTTTGAAAAGTCTCGCCTCTATCAGTTGGACAAGAGCAACTTTGGCTTCTGGTCAGGACTCTACTCTGAGGCAGAGGGCACG CTGATTTTGCTCCTGGGAGGAATCCCATTCCTCTGGAAAGTGTCCGGGATTCTCACAGCTCGGTTTGGTTTTGGTCCAGAGTATGAG ATCTCACAGTCTTTGGTGTTCCTGATGTTGGCGACTCTCTTCAGTGCTTTCACTGGCCTTCCCTGGAGCCTCTACAGCACATTTGTTATTGAGGAGAAGCATGGATTCAACCAGCAG ACACTGGGTTTCTTCCTGAAAGACGCTCTCAAGAAGTTTGCTGTGACTCAGTGTATCTTGTTGCCAGTGACATCATTGCTTCTCTACATCATCAAGATCGGTGGTGATTACTTCTTCATCTATGCCTGGCTCTTCACACTCATTGTCTCTCTG ATTCTGGTGACTATCTACGCAGACTACATCGCCCCACTGTTTGATAAATTCACTCCACTGCCAGAAGGAGAGCTGAAGAGTGAGATCGAGAGCATGGCAAAGTCCATCTGCTTCCCCCTCACGAAGGTCTATGTAGTGGAAG GTTCAAAGAGATCTTCCCACAGTAATGCCTACTTCTATGGTTTCTTCAAAAACAAGCGCATTGTGCTGTTTGACACACTTTTGGAGGATTACTCCCCGTTAAACAAAGCTGGAGAGAAAGAGCCAGGAACGGGAGAGGAGAATGAAGCGGCGAGCAATGAGAGCAAATCCAAACCAAAG AACAAGAAACAAGGCTGCAGTAACCCTGAGGTTCTGGCAGTTCTTGGGCATGAACTGGGACACTGGAAACTAGGCCATACAGTCAAGAACATTGTCATAAGCCAG ATGAACTCCTTCCTGTGCTTCTTCCTTTTTGCTGTCCTGATTGGACGAAAAGAGCTCTTCATGGCATTTGGTTTTCATGACACCCAACCAACTCTTATCGGGCTAATGATCATCTTTCAGTTTATCTTCTCACCTTACAATGAG TTGCTGTCGTTCTGTTTGACGGTGTTGAGCCGGCGGTTTGAGTTTCAGGCAGATGCATTTGCGCGCGGTATGGGCCGATCGTCTGAGCTGTACTCTGCTCTCATCAAACTCAATAAGGACAACCTAGGCTTCCCTGTAGCAGACTGGCTCTTCTCTATGTGGCATTACTCCCATCCTCCCCTGCTAGAGCGGCTCAGAGCCCTCACTGGACCCAAGCAAGACTGA
- the LOC113095770 gene encoding ATPase inhibitor B, mitochondrial translates to MARFLTRNIRTFLTTHIRMSSDQLGELGKGAGKGGGGGGAVREAGGAFGRKQAAEEEMYFRRKEQEQLAALRRHHQEEIDHHQKEIERLQHEISRHEGKIRKLKKDD, encoded by the exons ATGGCGAGGTTTCTCACCCGTAATATAAGGACTTTTTTGACCACACACATCAGAATGTCTTCCGACCAG CTAGGAGAACTGGGTAAAGGTGCTGGGAAAGGAGGTGGCGGAGGAGGAGCGGTGAGGGAGGCAGGAGGTGCTTTCGGCAGGAAACAAGCAGCCGAGGAGGAGATGTACTTCAG GAGAAAAGAGCAAGAACAACTGGCTGCTCTTAGAAGACACCACCAGGAAGAGATTGACCACCACCAAAAGGAAATCGAGAGATTACAACATGAAATCAGTCGCCATGAGGGCAAAATCAGAAAACTTAAAAAAGATGACTGA
- the LOC113095769 gene encoding 60S ribosomal protein L13a-like isoform X1 yields the protein MADRFNKVLILDGRGHLLGRLAAIVAKQVLLGHKIVVVRCEGINISGNFYRNKLKYLAFLRKRMNTNPSRGPYHFRAPSRIFWRTVRGMLPHKTKRGQAALDRLKVFDGIPPPYDKRKRMVVPAALKIVRLKPTRRFALLGRLAHEVGWKYQAITATLEEKRKEKAKLRYTKTKTAIKLTKQAEKNVEGKIAEYTKVLKHYGVLV from the exons ATGGCGGACCGGTTCAATAAG GTTCTGATCCTTGATGGCAGGGGCCATCTACTCGGTCGTCTTGCCGCTATTGTGGCCAAGCAAGTGTTGCTGG GCCACAAAATTGTGGTGGTGAGGTGTGAGGGTATCAATATCTCTGGAAACTTCTACCGCAACAAAT TGAAGTACTTGGCTTTTCTCCGCAAGAGGATGAACACCAACCCTTCCCGTGGACCGTATCACTTCAGAGCCCCCAGCAGAATCTTCTGGAGGACTGTAAGAG GTATGCTTCCACATAAAACCAAGAGGGGTCAGGCTGCTCTGGATAGGCTGAAAGTGTTTGATGGCATCCCTCCTCCTTACGACAAG agaaaACGCATGGTCGTCCCAGCTGCCCTAAAGATTGTGCGTCTGAAGCCCACTCGCAGA TTTGCCCTGCTTGGACGTTTGGCTCATGAAGTTGGTTGGAAGTACCAGGCTATCACCGCCACTCtggaggagaagaggaaggagaaGGCCAAGTTGCGCTACACAAAGACAAAAACTGCGATCAAGCTGACCAAACAGGCAGAAAAGAACGTTGAAGGCAAAATCGCAGAATATACTAAAGTTCTTAAACATTATGGTGTCCTTGTTTGA
- the LOC113095769 gene encoding 60S ribosomal protein L13a-like isoform X2 codes for MNTNPSRGPYHFRAPSRIFWRTVRGMLPHKTKRGQAALDRLKVFDGIPPPYDKRKRMVVPAALKIVRLKPTRRFALLGRLAHEVGWKYQAITATLEEKRKEKAKLRYTKTKTAIKLTKQAEKNVEGKIAEYTKVLKHYGVLV; via the exons ATGAACACCAACCCTTCCCGTGGACCGTATCACTTCAGAGCCCCCAGCAGAATCTTCTGGAGGACTGTAAGAG GTATGCTTCCACATAAAACCAAGAGGGGTCAGGCTGCTCTGGATAGGCTGAAAGTGTTTGATGGCATCCCTCCTCCTTACGACAAG agaaaACGCATGGTCGTCCCAGCTGCCCTAAAGATTGTGCGTCTGAAGCCCACTCGCAGA TTTGCCCTGCTTGGACGTTTGGCTCATGAAGTTGGTTGGAAGTACCAGGCTATCACCGCCACTCtggaggagaagaggaaggagaaGGCCAAGTTGCGCTACACAAAGACAAAAACTGCGATCAAGCTGACCAAACAGGCAGAAAAGAACGTTGAAGGCAAAATCGCAGAATATACTAAAGTTCTTAAACATTATGGTGTCCTTGTTTGA